The stretch of DNA ctacgcctgttaaaccgtttgccataaaggcccggagtttGGCGAGCTGAGGAGCGTATTTCGCCCTTTCTAAAGAGCTCAGGCGTTGTGGCATTGGGTGGGTGTTGGATAGTTTGTGATCACGAAAGCCGGGGAGGGGATCTTCATCTTCAGGtgaagtgtctctgcaataaaaccaagtttggttccattcttttgggtggctatgatgtttggcatgaggaaattcaacttctttccgcttttgaatcgaAACACCACCAAGTTCTGTGTTCGGGCCATTTACAAACTTTGTGCGCCGGTTTAAGTGGAAGAAATCCCAGAATAGTTcggcagttggttcttcttgtagaTATACTTCACAGAAGACCAGGAAGTTGCATAAATTGGAGACCTAGTTGGGACCTATATCTTGCGGATGAAGTTGGAAGCTAGCAAGCACATCTCGgtaaaactttgaccctggcggtttgaagccatggcctatgtgatcaacaaagaccaccacctcGCCCTGCCTTGGGGTCGGAGGATTTTCTGTTCCAAGAACTCCCCATTTGATTTCAGTAACCtgggaacgagcccagttgcaggcagtgaattgtttggccattgcgaaacaaacaagctgaaaatgaaaggccggtttataaCTCACGCATGATTATATGCATGATACAATGGAATAAGAGACATAATGATAGAGGACTTGGAATAAACCGGAGATCAATGCAATAATGCATAAAAGGTAATACCACGACAGGGATATTCAGACACTATTAAAACCGGAATATAATTATGGAGATAAAAGGCTCTTCCGGTTTATCAAAGGGCTAATGGTACTGATTGATTATGCAAAGTTAAACCACCTATGATGGTATGAGGAGAAACGGATTTCATAGAGATGTATTAAAATTTCAGATCTAAGgtaagacagaaaagcaaaatATTTTGACCTAAGAAGGGTAAGACCTGAAACAGTTTATGAAGGATTGCAGCAGTTTTTTGTATAAGGAGTTGTGAGGGTAACAGAAGATTCATCGTGGCAAGAAATATGATAAGTACGAAGCATTCATCTACGGGCCAAAGGAAGAACAACGCTATAAGCTCTGACGAACCTCAAGAACAGCGCTATAAGCTCTGACGAACCTCAAGAACAGTGAggaaaccctaatggatctaGGAAAGAAGGGGGAAAGGACTTACTGCGACCACGGAAGCAGCGGAAGGGCGCTGTGGAACTCTGGTGCGAataggttgatgcagcggccgacgaCGAAGCAGAGGTGAGGTTCGAAGATGACGGCGGCGCTCGAGTGCGGGGTCgtcgagaggaagaagaagagatgaatgggtagcggaaagaaaagaaaggggtcctctgcccctatttataaggcgaagcggTAAAACGGCAAGTGcaggaatcgaggagcccaaaaaatggataagttaataaaggtgtcgcctcgGTGAGTGAATACACATTAAATGAAGGTAATCTCCAACATCAACGGATGGATGACGTCAGGGCGGTTTATCATAATTTGgaagtatgacgtcacggcggtttacaaaatcaaggtgaagatatgagagaagattttttctaagtgtagaagattgacatgaacaagttcaaaccaatctggggcctaatgttggggatattactactagaggtaaaccggccttatgtagccgggttgactctttgaagattagaagcccgtgaagatgcaaagatgatggcgctttacggaaggcccaaggcccaaaggcgagttacaacctgtaaatgtaaaccaacctagtcatgtaacttgtattgtaagataggaagagtagagaccgaaccggacaagtttgtgatccggcttcgggactctgtagcccggcgggcatcaacctatgtatataaagggacgacccggccgcggtttagggacagacaacaactcgagagccaaacaaagcggattcgctccctggccttcgaaaccctagcaataccaatcacaactagacgtaggcttttaccttcctcgaaggggccgaactagtataaaactctccgTGTGCCcgtgtccggtttaacccctttaagctaacccgtagcgatggctccacgactaagtcctttcacaaggacatctgccgtgacaaacccacgacagcaCTGATGAAAAATAAAACGTGGCATCTGGTGCCTCCACGACGAGGTACAAATATAACTGATtgcaaatgggtgtttcgcatcAAAAGGAAGTCCAACGGGTCCATAGATCGTTACAAAGAAAGACTTGTTGCAAAGGGTTTCAAACAACGGTATGACATAGACTATGAGGACACATTTAGTCCTGTTGCTAAAGCTGCCACTATTCGCCTTGTTTTGTCTGTTGCTATTTCCAGGGGATGGAGTCTCAGACAATTGGATGTATAGAATGCGTTCCTTCATGGCATTCTAGAAGAGGAAGTATACATGAAGCAACCTCCTGGGTTTGTGAACAAAAACTCACCACTACATGTGTGCAAACTTGATAAAGCTTTATATGGATTAAAGCAAGCTCCCAGGGCGTGGTACTCACGCCTAAGTCAGAAACTGCAAACACTTGGATTTGTCCCTTCAAAGTCTGATACATCACTGTTTATTTATAATAGATCAAATACCTCCATATTTGTTcttatttatgttgatgatataattttcacaagTTCCTCTAATGAAGCAATAACATGACTTCTGAAGGATCTAAGTGCCGAGTTTGCCCTGAAGGATCCAGGAGACTTGCATTTCTTCCTAAGGATTGAGGTAAAGAAACATGAAGATGGCCTTCATCTCTCTCAAGAAAAATATGCCACTGATCTGGCAAGAAGAGTTGGTCTTCAAGGATGTAAACCCTCACCAACACCCTTGTCCAGTTTAGAGAAACTCTCACTTCCAGAAGGAGATCTCTTGAATCAAGAGGACAGTACAAACTACAGAAGTCTGGTAGGGGCACTTCAGTACTTGACTCCGACAAGACCTGATATCTCATTCGCTGTTAACAAAGTATGCCAATTTCTTCATGCACCCACTACAGTTCATTGGACTGCTGCTAAACGTATAGTAAGATATGTGAAAAATACTATGAACCTTGGCCTTACTTTCAGCAAATCTTCATCTACTCTAGTCAGTGCTTTCGCAGACTCTGATTGGGCAGGATGCATAGATGACAGACGCTCCACTGGTGGGTTCGCAGTATTTTTTGGACCTAATCTAATATCATGGTGTGCAAAGAAACAGGCTACTGTATCCAGATCAAGTACAGAAGCTGAGTACAAGACACTTGCAAATGGTACGGCAAAAATTATTTGGGTACAGTCTATGTTGAAGGAACTTGGTATAAagagcaccaaagctccatgtcTATGGTGTGATAATCTTGGTGCTACCTACCTATCTGCAAATCCAGTGTTTCATGCAAGGATGAAGCATATTGAAATTGATTTCCACTTTGTCAGAGAACGAGTTGCAAATCAGCAGTTAGAGATTCATTTTGTGCATTCCAGAGATCAAGTTGCAGATGGCTTCACAAAATCGTTACCCACAAGAAGTTTTGAAGAATTCAAGCGTAATCTCAACTAGACGAAGTTGTGATTAAGGGAGGATGTTAAGCAACGCATAAATGTGCCTGGTCGTGACAGGTTGATGGCGCATGGTCCAAGGGTGGTTCGGCTAGGATAGTCCAGGTTGTTGGCATGTAGTTTATCTTTGTAACAACTCTATCTCTCTATCCTCTTATCCCTTGTACCTCAAGTTGTAATCTCAACCATGTACGCGATCTAGTGAGTTGCGCCCCAGTATATTAACACGAAGCCGTCGGTCAGAGAAAGGCACAACGTTAAACCTAAGTTTTCACAGTGGCTACTAGGGCTATAGACCTAGGCCTAGTACAAGATACCTTGTAGTTTCTTTCTACAAAGTACTGAAAATTTGGAGAATTTGTCGTTAAATCTAACTCAGCCCTACACGTGATTCGCTACTAGCTTCGCCACTGGGTATTGTACATCTAATCCTATGTCATTGATTTTACTCTAAAATTTGTGCAATCATTTTGTTGTCTTTTTTTCGTTTGATTGAGTcatttagatgtgcaataacaAGGATGTGCCCTGGACAAATCCTTTTTATAATTTACTGTTACTCTCAATTAATAGAACATCCATGGGACAAATCCTTTTTTTAATGCGGAAAAGCTTCAGTTAGGAACATCAGGTCTGTCATTATTAGGGATGTCTCAAACTACCACCGATAGCAACGAAAGAAAAATTTCTGCCGATGTGGTTGTATTTCTGGTAAATTCATGTATGGAGTTGTCATCTTATATAGACGCTTATCACCTCTTCGGGCTACAAATCTTTGGACGAGAACCTTCATTACAAGTGCCAGCATCTTCCATTCCTTCAACTTGCAGGGACTCTTACCATATATATTCTTTTTTACTCCTTGTTCTAAATACTCCTATATGATAAACTCTCTTCCCTTGTCTAACGGAATATGTTAATCTGGTTTGTCTAGCAACACATCCAGTGCACGTATGAACTGCTCGTGCAACCATGCTGTAACATTCTTGGTAGTTGGTACTACTTGCAATCAATTCAGACTTGCATGCCCCCTCATCCCGAAATATTCggcaggagtaccaactatagcCAGCAATGTGATGTAATCACACAGATGCATGGCTTGAAGTCCTCACCAGAAGTTTGTAGAAGTAATCACACAGAACCATAtctgctactccctccgttttataaTGTAAAACGTTTTTTAACACTAGTGTAGTGTGAAATAACGTCTTATATTATGTGATGGAGAGAGTACTACTTTAGTACTAAGTATGTACTACCTATTCAATTTACCCTTTTCTAAACAAAAACCTATCCAATTTACTGTATTTCAGTATTATCTCGACAATGTTGGGCCTGGTTATCTCGGCCAACCTTATGAGGCTTTTTTTTGAAGGTGTCCGTGGTCTTCAAGCATTTTTTATATCCATTGCGAGTAAGCTCAAGTGTTGGCAATATCAGTGTGCTTCAAGCCTTTTTGATTTCCATTGCAAGTAATCTCAAGTGCTGGCAATATCAGTGTACTTAAAGCCTTTTTGATTTCCATGTTTCATGCATCCAAGTATTTATTTAAAATTCTATCAAACTACTGAAAATGGACGGGCGCATGAACGCGCACCATTAAAGATCTAGTGGCAACGTAAAAAATGATTGACTTCTAATAATTCTACTACTACACAGCATATAGACTTGAAAAAAAAACACAGTCCACAAGGCATAACATAGGCCCGTAGCAAACAAGCTGCAGCACAGAAACGGGGACGCGCAGCTGTGCGTGTGTTTGGCAAAAACAGAGTGTACAGTAGATCAAATAGATTACACGAATTTTACAGTAACCAAATCGTATGGTTGACAATTTAAATGAGACATAGCTAAGTTACATCTAGATGAGAATTAGCAAATCTGTTTTCATATTGATGCTTGAGTAATACAATGTCTTGCCCATAAAAGAAAAGCATTTCGATAGAATTCTCTCCAAGTAGAAAAATAGAGCAATTGAATTGAATTATTCAAAATTTACATGCAACACTTATATACATGCCACATCAAACAGAACCCGTGAAAAAATAATAACATTAACTATGCAATGGTCTACTTGTCATTGCGGCTGGCCTTATCATCGACTTCAAAGCACTTGTTGGGCATGAGCTCCTTGGCCTTCTTAAATACGACGTCGAATGACAGCAGCACGTGCAGCGCGATGAAGAGGACCACAATGGCGACGAGTGTGATGACGTAGATCGACGTCTCCCAGTCCCTACAGCTGCCGGCGGCGTAGGCGCCCAGTAGGCCAAGCAGGTCCAGCAACACGGCGGTCTGCATCGCCCAAAGTGGCGCGCCGTGTGGCTTCAGGGTGCGCTGCAGCAGCAGCATGATGACAACGATGGAGGCCACGAACGACGTGGCGTTGCAGTAGAAGAATGCCTGGTACCGTGGAGCGTTGAAATCAAGCAGGATCGGGTTGCCGGCGACGGTGGGTGGGTGTGCCGATGGGGACGGCAAGGGCGACGGCGAAGCGGCATCGTCGTCGCCCCACGTGCCGCCGGGAGGCGCGAGACCAGCCTGGTACGTCACGCTCGCCGCCAGGATGCCGAGAACCATCAGGTACTTTCGCTTCAGGTACCTCTCGCTCTCCGGTTTATCCTCCTTGCTCTTGTCCTTGCTTGAGCCGGTCGGCCCTGTCCAGAGCGGCTTGAATAGCACCTTCACCCGCGAAGGAAGCCGTGGCAGCCGATCTAACCAGTGGTCGCGGTCCGCGAACACATAAAGTAGGATTTGCAGGAGGAGGAAGGCGACCACCGCGGCCACAAGCGCAAAGACATAGATTGAGGTTCGCAGCTTCCGGCAGCTGCCGGCGGCGTAAGCCCCCATGAGGCCCAGGAGTCCAACCAAGATGCAGACATGGAGTGCGTGACTCCGAATGCCTTGCTTGGACAGTGTCTGGTTCACCAGTAGCAGGATGACGGCGACGGATGCCATGAAGCCCGTCGCGTTGCAGTAAAAGAACACTTGGTACCTGACCCTGTAGTGGTCGAGGAGGACTGGGTCACCGGCGGTGACCGATTTTCCCCCGTCGCTCTCCGTCCAGAAGCCGCCTGGCGGGTTCAACCCGGTTTGGTACGTGACAGTGGCCGCGAGTATGGCGAGCTGCAGCAAGAACTTGCGCTTCCTCTCAAGACTACGCTTTTCACCTTCAAGAATATGCTTACTCTTGGACTCCAAGTCGAGCTCACCTTGAAGGTGATCAGCAGCAGTAGGAACATGCACCGCTCCTTGAGCTTGTCCCCCTTCCCGTTGCTGCGATGACACGTCGGAGGTGAGGCGGAGCAATCGTGCAAGGTTATCGCACATGCTTTGCACGCAATGCGTCAGCTTGCTGTGCTTGCCCTTAGCCGAGAACGCCACGACCTTGGCGATGGAGTAGACGAAGATGGCGACGGCTAGGGAGGCAACGTAGATGGTGGTTGTGCCGTCCCGGCAGCTCCCCGC from Triticum urartu cultivar G1812 unplaced genomic scaffold, Tu2.1 TuUngrouped_contig_4839, whole genome shotgun sequence encodes:
- the LOC125528393 gene encoding uncharacterized protein LOC125528393 is translated as AAYAAGSCRWITTTVYIACLVAAVFLYILLQAVIAGYVSGIHNARGRCDQETRKQQWAGGEKVEESRSLLLLLATLAATVTYQAGLSPPGGVWPEGHLDSSHTAGNPVLHDINPKRYKAFYHCNTAAFVASLVVIVIVQSKELSSGAVVRRAALNTVMILDLFGLMGAYVAGSCRDGTTTIYVASLAVAIFVYSIAKVVAFSAKGKHSKLTHCVQSMCDNLARLLRLTSDVSSQQREGGQAQGAVHVPTAADHLQGELDLESKSKHILEGEKRSLERKRKFLLQLAILAATVTYQTGLNPPGGFWTESDGGKSVTAGDPVLLDHYRVRYQVFFYCNATGFMASVAVILLLVNQTLSKQGIRSHALHVCILVGLLGLMGAYAAGSCRKLRTSIYVFALVAAVVAFLLLQILLYVFADRDHWLDRLPRLPSRVKVLFKPLWTGPTGSSKDKSKEDKPESERYLKRKYLMVLGILAASVTYQAGLAPPGGTWGDDDAASPSPLPSPSAHPPTVAGNPILLDFNAPRYQAFFYCNATSFVASIVVIMLLLQRTLKPHGAPLWAMQTAVLLDLLGLLGAYAAGSCRDWETSIYVITLVAIVVLFIALHVLLSFDVVFKKAKELMPNKCFEVDDKASRNDK